From Doryrhamphus excisus isolate RoL2022-K1 chromosome 22, RoL_Dexc_1.0, whole genome shotgun sequence, one genomic window encodes:
- the lrit1b gene encoding leucine-rich repeat, immunoglobulin-like domain and transmembrane domain-containing protein 1b isoform X1: MRPHFSCALYAALVFLPLMSNSCPAQCSCFFHKLSDGSKARSVLCNDPEISVIPTNFPTDTSKLRIEKTSITRISSDNFRYLGSMEFLWMSFNSLSSLSVESFRGLTTLDELRLDGNSLTSFPWESLRDMPNLKLLDLHNNKISAIPAESIMYIKNITYLDLSSNSLTTVPVDVLSLWLSVKPSQDADSSKFILGLHDNPWLCDCRLYDLVQFQKSPRSSVALIDPRLRCADPESLSGVFFTEAALQRCQGPRVHTAVARVRSSLGNNVLLRCGTVGVPIPELSWSRADGKKINGTIQQEISKEGIIWSILSVPAVSYRDSGKYVCKAANFVGTADAIISLVITDSFRSEEAGGGGGALAKRSRGKKAGSIGRAAYQEKLIARYVPPPTSSAGKPVIEPLNGKGVTGKYDVESYSVSDGSREKMEQSPLGNMVANASSLQAPERRIVRSVKVIGDTDHTVSLNWRAPTATNTTEFSVLYAVFGERDMRRINVGAGKNRITIEGLVPKTKYIACVCVKGLIPKKEQCVIFSTDEAASASGTQKLINVVVITVACVIAVPLTLIVCCGAIKKRCQKLLGRQSKEIQDSYVTFETLGPGAKAKGMEGEYLTRLNPDESNRLLSARSSVDSEAITRTEGPPNEYFC, encoded by the exons ATGCGTCCACATTTTTCTTGTGCTCTTTACGCGGCTTTGGTTTTTCTCCCGCTCATGAGCAATTCGTGTCCTGCACAGTGTAGCTGCTTCTTCCACAAACTGAGCGATGGATCGAAAGCAAG AAGTGTACTTTGCAATGATCCCGAGATCAGCGTCATTCCTACAAACTTCCCCACCGACACATCCAAGCTCCGCATCGAGAAGACATCCATCACAAGGATTTCCAGTGACAACTTCCGCTACCTTGGCAGCATGGAGTTCCTGTGGATGTCTTTCAACTCCCTGAGTTCGCTCAGCGTGGAAAGTTTCCGGGGTCTTACCACCCTGGATGAGCTGAGGCTGGACGGGAACTCCCTCACCTCGTTCCCGTGGGAGTCCCTCAGGGACATGCCCAACCTGAAGCTGCTCGACTTGCACAACAACAAGATCTCCGCCATCCCGGCCGAGTCCATTATGTACATTAAGAACATCACCTACTTGGATTTGTCCAGCAACAGTCTCACCACTGTCCCCGTGGACGTCCTCTCGCTGTGGCTGAGCGTCAAACCGTCACAGGATGCGGACTCCTCCAAGTTCATCCTTG GTCTCCATGACAACCCCTGGTTGTGCGACTGCCGGCTCTACGATCTGGTCCAGTTTCAGAAGTCTCCCAGGTCATCTGTGGCTCTAATAGACCCCAGGCTGCGGTGTGCAGACCCCGAGAGTCTATCTGGAGTTTTCTTCACCGAAGCAGCGCTGCAGAGGTGCCAGGGCCCGCGGGTGCACACGGCCGTTGCACGTGTCCGTAGCTCGTTGGGCAACAACGTGCTCCTCCGCTGCGGTACGGTCGGCGTCCCCATCCCCGAGCTGTCCTGGAGCCGTGCCGACGGCAAGAAAATCAACGGCACGA TTCAGCAAGAGATCTCAAAGGAGGGAATCATTTGGTCCATTCTCAGCGTCCCGGCAGTCTCCTACCGGGATTCGGGAAAGTATGTGTGTAAAGCGGCTAACTTTGTCGGAACAGCAGACGCGATCATCTCCCTGGTGATCACAGACTCGTTTCGTTCTGAAGaagcaggaggtggaggaggtgcgCTCGCTAAGAGATCCAGGGGAAAGAAAGCCGGCAGTATTGGGAGGGCCGCATACCAGGAGAAACTGATCGCCAGGTATGTCCCTCCCCCGACCTCCTCGGCAGGCAAACCCGTCATCGAACCCCTCAATGGAAAAGGAGTCACTGGGAAGTACGATGTTGAGAGCTACAGCGTGTCCGACGGCTCTCGAGAGAAGATGGAGCAGAGCCCTCTGGGCAACATGGTGGCCAATGCGTCATCCTTACAAGCTCCGGAGAGAAGGATCGTGCGTTCGGTGAAGGTGATCGGCGATACCGACCACACGGTTTCATTGAATTGGCGAGCCCCAACTGCCACCAACACCACCGAGTTCAGTGTCCTGTACGCCGTGTTTGGCGAGCGGGACATGCGTCGGATCAATGTGGGTGCGGGCAAAAACCGTATCACCATCGAGGGCTTGGTGCCAAAAACAAAGTACATTGCTTGCGTTTGCGTCAAAGGCCTGATCCCGAAAAAGGAGCAGTGTGTAATCTTCTCAACGGATGAGGCAGCCAGCGCAAGCGGCACCCAGAAGCTCATCAACGTGGTGGTCATAACGGTGGCCTGCGTCATTGCCGTGCCCCTCACTCTCATCGTGTGCTGTGGCGCCATCAAGAAGCGCTGCCAGAAACTCTTGGGCAGgcaatccaaggaaatacaggaTTCCTACGTCACCTTTGAGACCCTGGGACCCGGGGCTAAAGCTAAAGGGATGGAAGGCGAGTATCTGACCCGGCTGAACCCCGATGAGTCCAATCGACTCCTCTCTGCCAGGTCGAGTGTCGACTCGGAGGCCATTACTCGGACTGAGGGGCCACCAAACGAGTACTTCTGCTAG
- the lrit1b gene encoding leucine-rich repeat, immunoglobulin-like domain and transmembrane domain-containing protein 1b isoform X2: MEFLWMSFNSLSSLSVESFRGLTTLDELRLDGNSLTSFPWESLRDMPNLKLLDLHNNKISAIPAESIMYIKNITYLDLSSNSLTTVPVDVLSLWLSVKPSQDADSSKFILGLHDNPWLCDCRLYDLVQFQKSPRSSVALIDPRLRCADPESLSGVFFTEAALQRCQGPRVHTAVARVRSSLGNNVLLRCGTVGVPIPELSWSRADGKKINGTIQQEISKEGIIWSILSVPAVSYRDSGKYVCKAANFVGTADAIISLVITDSFRSEEAGGGGGALAKRSRGKKAGSIGRAAYQEKLIARYVPPPTSSAGKPVIEPLNGKGVTGKYDVESYSVSDGSREKMEQSPLGNMVANASSLQAPERRIVRSVKVIGDTDHTVSLNWRAPTATNTTEFSVLYAVFGERDMRRINVGAGKNRITIEGLVPKTKYIACVCVKGLIPKKEQCVIFSTDEAASASGTQKLINVVVITVACVIAVPLTLIVCCGAIKKRCQKLLGRQSKEIQDSYVTFETLGPGAKAKGMEGEYLTRLNPDESNRLLSARSSVDSEAITRTEGPPNEYFC; this comes from the exons ATGGAGTTCCTGTGGATGTCTTTCAACTCCCTGAGTTCGCTCAGCGTGGAAAGTTTCCGGGGTCTTACCACCCTGGATGAGCTGAGGCTGGACGGGAACTCCCTCACCTCGTTCCCGTGGGAGTCCCTCAGGGACATGCCCAACCTGAAGCTGCTCGACTTGCACAACAACAAGATCTCCGCCATCCCGGCCGAGTCCATTATGTACATTAAGAACATCACCTACTTGGATTTGTCCAGCAACAGTCTCACCACTGTCCCCGTGGACGTCCTCTCGCTGTGGCTGAGCGTCAAACCGTCACAGGATGCGGACTCCTCCAAGTTCATCCTTG GTCTCCATGACAACCCCTGGTTGTGCGACTGCCGGCTCTACGATCTGGTCCAGTTTCAGAAGTCTCCCAGGTCATCTGTGGCTCTAATAGACCCCAGGCTGCGGTGTGCAGACCCCGAGAGTCTATCTGGAGTTTTCTTCACCGAAGCAGCGCTGCAGAGGTGCCAGGGCCCGCGGGTGCACACGGCCGTTGCACGTGTCCGTAGCTCGTTGGGCAACAACGTGCTCCTCCGCTGCGGTACGGTCGGCGTCCCCATCCCCGAGCTGTCCTGGAGCCGTGCCGACGGCAAGAAAATCAACGGCACGA TTCAGCAAGAGATCTCAAAGGAGGGAATCATTTGGTCCATTCTCAGCGTCCCGGCAGTCTCCTACCGGGATTCGGGAAAGTATGTGTGTAAAGCGGCTAACTTTGTCGGAACAGCAGACGCGATCATCTCCCTGGTGATCACAGACTCGTTTCGTTCTGAAGaagcaggaggtggaggaggtgcgCTCGCTAAGAGATCCAGGGGAAAGAAAGCCGGCAGTATTGGGAGGGCCGCATACCAGGAGAAACTGATCGCCAGGTATGTCCCTCCCCCGACCTCCTCGGCAGGCAAACCCGTCATCGAACCCCTCAATGGAAAAGGAGTCACTGGGAAGTACGATGTTGAGAGCTACAGCGTGTCCGACGGCTCTCGAGAGAAGATGGAGCAGAGCCCTCTGGGCAACATGGTGGCCAATGCGTCATCCTTACAAGCTCCGGAGAGAAGGATCGTGCGTTCGGTGAAGGTGATCGGCGATACCGACCACACGGTTTCATTGAATTGGCGAGCCCCAACTGCCACCAACACCACCGAGTTCAGTGTCCTGTACGCCGTGTTTGGCGAGCGGGACATGCGTCGGATCAATGTGGGTGCGGGCAAAAACCGTATCACCATCGAGGGCTTGGTGCCAAAAACAAAGTACATTGCTTGCGTTTGCGTCAAAGGCCTGATCCCGAAAAAGGAGCAGTGTGTAATCTTCTCAACGGATGAGGCAGCCAGCGCAAGCGGCACCCAGAAGCTCATCAACGTGGTGGTCATAACGGTGGCCTGCGTCATTGCCGTGCCCCTCACTCTCATCGTGTGCTGTGGCGCCATCAAGAAGCGCTGCCAGAAACTCTTGGGCAGgcaatccaaggaaatacaggaTTCCTACGTCACCTTTGAGACCCTGGGACCCGGGGCTAAAGCTAAAGGGATGGAAGGCGAGTATCTGACCCGGCTGAACCCCGATGAGTCCAATCGACTCCTCTCTGCCAGGTCGAGTGTCGACTCGGAGGCCATTACTCGGACTGAGGGGCCACCAAACGAGTACTTCTGCTAG